From a region of the Halanaerobium hydrogeniformans genome:
- a CDS encoding Lon protease family protein — protein sequence MDKYKIPISKLDYSYKESELNFASTEELSPIDEKIVGQNRAAKSLGFGMRVEKKGYNIFMAGESGTGKSTYAENIAEERSAEMEKPPDILYVYNFSESEKPRVMKVEAGTGSELKIDMEKIVEELKEEIPRAFEGEEYDKERKEIINEYQPKSNKIMKEFEESAKEKGFMLQNTSQGLVPVPVDENGEPLSREDFQEMDEDKREKIREISQEIQNEISQVMREIRSIKEKAQEELSALEKKIGLSVVQPIICHLEEKYNESEVILEYLQEVQEDIVDHIDRFRNDDEESKKRSFMPIQRDEDGDFFNRYKINVFVNNSKTEGAPVIYEKNPTYYNLFGKIEGRSQFGTITTNFTMIKSGSLHRANGGFLILHAKDLLRNPFCWDTLKRALINQEITVENIGEQYRSVPIITLKPEAVELDLKIIMIGTPYIYYLLYNFDEEFSELFKIKADFDTVMERNKENIDRFADFISSVINRYEIREFTAGAVAAMIDFSSRLTGDREKLSTKFNEIIEILFEADVWADQAGEARVKARSVRKAIEEKEIRANLLEEKVQEQIDRDHLLLDVSGKEVGQINGLSVHQAGNYTFGRPARITARTYLGKEGVINIEREAKMSGRIHSKGVMILTGYLGGKYAQDYPLSLTASVAFEQSYGGVDGDSATCAEVVALLSSLSEIPVRQDIAITGSMNQKGVVQPIGGVNEKIEGFFKVCESKGLTGKQGVIIPRRNLDNLMLDDDIIEAVRNDIFQIYIVEDIDEILEIMLGEKAETVHSAVQDKLQRYAELEADNYSADSETENEENEKENGKEDNDDEEEIE from the coding sequence TTATGGCCGGTGAATCTGGAACTGGGAAATCAACCTATGCTGAAAATATTGCTGAAGAAAGATCGGCTGAAATGGAAAAGCCACCGGATATATTATATGTATATAATTTTTCTGAATCAGAAAAGCCAAGAGTAATGAAAGTTGAAGCTGGCACAGGTAGTGAACTTAAAATTGATATGGAAAAAATTGTAGAAGAACTAAAAGAAGAAATACCTAGAGCTTTTGAGGGAGAAGAATATGATAAAGAAAGAAAAGAAATAATTAATGAATACCAACCTAAATCGAACAAGATTATGAAAGAATTTGAAGAATCTGCTAAAGAAAAAGGATTTATGCTGCAGAATACTTCACAGGGATTAGTGCCTGTGCCAGTAGATGAAAATGGTGAACCTCTCAGTCGAGAAGATTTTCAAGAAATGGATGAAGATAAAAGAGAAAAAATAAGAGAAATTAGTCAAGAAATCCAGAATGAAATTTCTCAGGTTATGCGAGAAATTAGATCTATAAAAGAAAAGGCTCAGGAGGAACTATCTGCCCTTGAGAAGAAGATTGGATTATCAGTTGTTCAACCTATAATTTGTCATCTTGAAGAAAAATATAATGAATCAGAAGTTATATTAGAATATTTACAGGAAGTACAGGAAGATATTGTAGATCATATAGATCGTTTTAGAAATGATGATGAAGAAAGTAAAAAAAGAAGTTTTATGCCTATTCAAAGAGATGAAGATGGGGACTTTTTTAATCGTTATAAAATAAATGTTTTTGTAAATAACAGTAAAACTGAGGGAGCACCTGTAATATACGAAAAAAATCCAACTTACTATAATTTATTTGGTAAAATTGAAGGCCGAAGTCAGTTTGGAACCATTACCACGAACTTTACCATGATAAAGAGTGGTTCATTGCACAGGGCAAATGGTGGATTTTTAATTTTACATGCTAAAGATCTTTTGAGAAATCCTTTTTGCTGGGATACATTAAAGCGAGCTTTAATAAATCAGGAAATAACAGTTGAAAATATTGGTGAACAATATAGAAGTGTACCAATTATCACTTTAAAACCAGAAGCGGTTGAATTAGATCTTAAAATAATTATGATTGGTACACCATATATATATTACCTTCTTTATAATTTTGATGAAGAATTTTCTGAATTATTCAAAATCAAGGCAGATTTTGATACTGTAATGGAAAGAAACAAAGAAAATATTGATAGGTTTGCAGATTTTATTTCTTCAGTTATTAATCGCTATGAGATTAGAGAATTTACTGCCGGAGCTGTTGCAGCAATGATCGATTTTAGTTCGCGCTTAACAGGAGATCGCGAAAAACTATCCACGAAGTTTAATGAAATAATTGAAATATTATTTGAAGCTGATGTCTGGGCTGATCAGGCTGGAGAAGCAAGAGTAAAAGCCAGGTCTGTTAGAAAAGCTATTGAAGAAAAAGAAATTAGAGCAAATCTCTTAGAGGAGAAGGTACAGGAACAAATTGATAGGGATCATCTTTTACTTGATGTAAGTGGAAAAGAAGTTGGACAGATAAATGGCCTGTCGGTTCATCAGGCAGGCAATTATACATTTGGTCGTCCAGCAAGAATTACCGCCCGAACTTATCTTGGTAAAGAGGGAGTAATCAATATTGAACGAGAAGCAAAAATGAGCGGAAGAATACACAGTAAAGGAGTAATGATCTTAACTGGCTATTTAGGTGGTAAATATGCTCAAGACTATCCTTTGAGTCTAACAGCTTCAGTTGCTTTTGAACAAAGTTATGGTGGAGTTGATGGTGACAGTGCAACCTGTGCAGAAGTTGTAGCACTGCTTTCTTCACTATCAGAAATTCCAGTTAGGCAGGATATTGCAATCACTGGGTCTATGAATCAAAAGGGTGTTGTACAGCCAATTGGTGGTGTTAATGAAAAAATAGAAGGTTTCTTTAAAGTATGTGAATCTAAAGGTTTAACAGGGAAACAGGGTGTAATTATTCCCAGGCGAAATCTTGATAACCTAATGTTAGATGATGATATTATCGAAGCAGTTAGAAATGATATATTTCAGATATATATTGTAGAAGATATTGATGAAATTTTAGAAATAATGTTAGGCGAAAAAGCAGAAACAGTTCATTCTGCTGTTCAGGATAAACTGCAGAGATATGCTGAACTTGAAGCTGATAATTATTCAGCAGATTCTGAAACAGAAAACGAGGAAAATGAAAAGGAAAATGGAAAAGAAGATAATGATGATGAAGAAGAAATTGAATAG